In the Aneurinibacillus soli genome, one interval contains:
- a CDS encoding lysylphosphatidylglycerol synthase transmembrane domain-containing protein — protein sequence MKGNVLKLAAGIGITCLFLFLAYRSLGHLNFARLIHYPVHYFYVLLSVIAFGASQWFRALSWSRGMATAIPLRHMFASVCMGTGANMLLPFRIGEIVRIVTAGRAVKQYGTISVNLVLERLLDVFILALFAVSVAFFIPFEVEVQEKLRLIRDMLLAGMVVGSIGLILAMRFRQVWITSTRLPGILRKIFLLLEQVMFLQSPLAGIRTLFYLGCSWGCVYLSAVAGLTAVGIQGHVVWIASLVVIVMTNLIMLIPSAPGGIGVFQYACVYSLSLFAIPAFQVAILSVLLHLVQYAAILPLSGYYFVRDGFSVREMYRSAIRQQGKTGA from the coding sequence ATGAAGGGTAACGTACTTAAGCTGGCTGCAGGTATTGGGATCACATGTTTGTTTTTGTTTCTAGCCTATCGAAGTCTCGGACATCTTAATTTTGCGCGTCTCATTCACTATCCTGTTCATTATTTTTATGTTCTCCTTTCGGTGATTGCTTTCGGCGCAAGCCAGTGGTTTCGTGCACTGTCCTGGAGTCGAGGCATGGCAACGGCTATTCCACTCCGACACATGTTTGCGTCTGTCTGCATGGGAACGGGGGCGAATATGCTGCTGCCATTCCGGATCGGAGAAATTGTTCGCATTGTAACGGCTGGCCGAGCTGTCAAACAATATGGAACCATCAGTGTGAATCTCGTTCTGGAACGTTTGCTTGATGTGTTCATTCTTGCGCTGTTTGCTGTCAGTGTAGCATTCTTTATTCCATTTGAAGTGGAAGTGCAGGAGAAGCTTCGGCTAATTCGGGATATGTTGCTCGCTGGTATGGTGGTGGGAAGCATCGGACTTATACTCGCTATGCGCTTTCGTCAGGTGTGGATCACATCCACGCGTCTGCCGGGTATTTTGCGTAAGATTTTCCTATTACTTGAACAGGTGATGTTTTTGCAGTCACCACTTGCAGGCATTCGTACATTATTCTATCTGGGTTGCAGTTGGGGTTGCGTATATTTGTCAGCGGTGGCGGGATTAACAGCAGTTGGCATACAGGGGCATGTCGTATGGATCGCTAGTTTGGTTGTCATTGTGATGACGAATCTGATTATGTTGATCCCATCTGCACCGGGAGGAATCGGCGTATTTCAGTATGCGTGCGTCTATTCGCTGTCGCTTTTTGCGATTCCAGCGTTTCAGGTGGCAATTCTGTCTGTTTTGCTGCATCTCGTACAGTATGCAGCCATTCTTCCACTGAGCGGGTACTATTTTGTGCGTGACGGTTTCTCTGTAAGGGAGATGTATCGAAGTGCGATAAGACAACAGGGGAAGACAGGGGCATGA
- a CDS encoding efflux RND transporter periplasmic adaptor subunit, producing MKRKGICIGVACVLAMSAITGCGQSKEASVTAGGATQDTKVVTVSVAEVKQGSVMPGDKLLGEISPKTTVSITPKLSGTVVSVPVKKGQYVEKGQVIAKLDQTDYLLGVKQAEAAVRTAQAGLAQAQVSVDSAKSSLDQAKTAYKIKEAGQTSSEIAKQNVEIAQQNYDRLRSLVAAGAASTSQLDAAEGQLLQAKSALNQSAQGDVQNKGAITTASAALKQAQVSLDKTSKAAVQQAQVGLEKAKTALRDTIITAPTSGVLSTLAFEEGEVVGSQQEMATIISVNPVIIKINVSESSIPKFKLGIPLDVEVPALKTNVKASITYTGQQADKQSKMFPVELQIPNSDGRLLPGMKVNVLTQNMDSKSGLLVPTEAIIEKDGKKYVYVVEGNRAIKRDIITAEGDSGHVIVVNGLKAKEKVAVKGQAQLRDQAAVKVVQ from the coding sequence ATGAAACGAAAAGGGATTTGTATAGGAGTCGCCTGTGTGCTGGCGATGTCAGCCATAACCGGATGCGGCCAATCCAAAGAAGCAAGTGTGACAGCAGGCGGTGCTACGCAAGATACAAAAGTCGTAACCGTAAGTGTTGCAGAAGTCAAGCAGGGGAGTGTCATGCCGGGAGATAAGCTACTCGGCGAGATTTCTCCGAAAACAACTGTAAGCATTACACCGAAGCTATCAGGTACAGTTGTATCTGTACCCGTAAAAAAAGGACAGTATGTAGAGAAGGGACAGGTCATCGCGAAGCTCGACCAGACGGATTATCTTCTCGGTGTGAAGCAGGCGGAGGCGGCGGTACGCACAGCTCAGGCAGGTCTTGCTCAGGCACAAGTATCCGTGGATAGTGCAAAATCCTCGCTGGATCAGGCAAAAACCGCCTATAAAATTAAAGAAGCTGGGCAGACATCATCTGAGATCGCCAAGCAAAATGTAGAGATTGCCCAGCAGAACTATGATCGTCTACGCAGCCTGGTAGCGGCAGGAGCAGCTTCTACTTCCCAGCTCGATGCAGCAGAAGGGCAGCTCCTGCAGGCGAAAAGCGCCTTGAATCAGTCTGCTCAAGGAGATGTGCAGAACAAAGGGGCCATTACAACTGCATCCGCAGCGCTAAAGCAAGCGCAGGTTAGCCTGGATAAAACATCGAAGGCGGCGGTGCAACAAGCACAAGTGGGACTAGAGAAAGCGAAAACGGCGCTTCGTGATACAATCATTACAGCCCCGACTAGCGGGGTGCTTTCGACGCTGGCATTTGAAGAAGGAGAAGTAGTGGGGTCACAACAGGAGATGGCAACCATTATTAGTGTGAATCCTGTTATCATCAAAATCAATGTATCCGAATCATCGATCCCCAAGTTCAAACTGGGAATACCGCTTGATGTAGAAGTTCCGGCTTTGAAAACAAACGTAAAAGCATCCATCACATACACAGGTCAGCAGGCAGATAAGCAGTCCAAAATGTTTCCGGTGGAGCTTCAGATTCCTAATTCGGACGGCAGGTTGCTTCCAGGTATGAAAGTGAACGTATTGACTCAAAATATGGATAGTAAATCCGGTTTGCTTGTTCCAACGGAAGCGATTATTGAGAAGGATGGAAAGAAATACGTGTATGTTGTCGAAGGGAATCGTGCCATCAAACGCGATATTATTACAGCAGAGGGCGATTCTGGCCACGTTATTGTTGTAAACGGTTTGAAGGCCAAAGAAAAAGTTGCAGTGAAAGGACAGGCACAACTGCGCGACCAGGCTGCTGTCAAAGTTGTTCAATAA
- a CDS encoding dolichyl-phosphate beta-glucosyltransferase yields MEVSLIIPAYNEEKRITHTLEMVMPFMDRYFTEYEVIVVDDGSSDQTVTVVQAFNHPHLQVVSLITNQGKGMALKHGMLLAQGKYVFFMDADLPYPLESIREALRVFDTEKADLVIGGRDLYAEQSDVPYPLSRKIASAAFSLFINTVLCLQIPDTQCGFKGFTRAAVQKIFPQLTIQGFGFDFEMLFLARKYDYQIERIPVNLCHSDDSKVHIVTDSWKMFRDALQVRSNDWNGVYAALKEVSHEG; encoded by the coding sequence GTGGAAGTATCACTTATTATTCCCGCATATAATGAGGAAAAGCGGATTACGCATACACTTGAAATGGTCATGCCGTTCATGGACCGTTATTTTACTGAATATGAAGTCATTGTGGTTGATGATGGCAGCTCTGATCAAACGGTCACGGTTGTTCAGGCATTCAATCATCCTCATCTGCAGGTTGTTTCACTGATAACGAATCAGGGCAAAGGTATGGCGCTTAAGCACGGCATGTTGCTTGCTCAGGGGAAATATGTATTCTTTATGGATGCTGATCTGCCGTATCCATTAGAAAGTATACGAGAAGCATTACGTGTGTTCGATACGGAAAAAGCAGACCTTGTGATTGGTGGGCGTGATCTGTATGCGGAACAGTCCGATGTGCCATACCCGCTGTCGCGAAAAATTGCATCTGCCGCTTTCTCGCTTTTTATTAATACGGTTCTATGTCTTCAGATTCCAGATACACAGTGCGGATTCAAAGGATTTACGCGCGCGGCAGTCCAGAAGATTTTCCCGCAGCTTACCATACAGGGCTTTGGATTTGATTTTGAGATGCTGTTTTTAGCTCGCAAGTATGATTATCAGATTGAGCGGATTCCCGTGAACTTGTGTCACTCGGATGATTCCAAAGTTCATATCGTTACAGATTCATGGAAAATGTTCCGCGATGCACTCCAGGTGCGTAGTAACGATTGGAATGGCGTGTACGCTGCATTGAAAGAAGTCAGCCATGAAGGGTAA